From the genome of Toxoplasma gondii ME49 chromosome XII, whole genome shotgun sequence:
TGTTTGTTCTTTCTGTGGTCTTTGTTCTGGACTGCACTCAGGTCTGAAAATGTCCACCTCAAACATTAATCCGCCCCGGGGTATTCTTCAGCCGAAGAGCCCCCGGGTGAGATCGACATCGCAGCAAAACGAAATTGCTGCCTCTTACTTCATGAATCCAGTAGTGAAGACCGCCAGAGTAGTTGAACCATTTTCGTTACCGAAGTACTTGTTCCCTCTCAATCGCAGCTCAGCCTCAAGTGCACGTGATACTCCGAGAAAGCACGAACTGGAGATTAACACCGTCCAGTCGATCCTGACCACGACACCCCCCCTCAGTGTTCCAGAGTCGGTGATTGACAGTGCTGCAAGTTCGCCGCGTTGTTATGCGGGATGGCCTGGAGACAGTGCACCAAGTTCGCCGCGGTCAGTTCGGTGGCAAGCGGCTGCACCTGCTCATCCAAATACTTCCGCTGGAGCTCTAGCTTGGTCGACAGAACCAGCGAAGTTGGTCGGGGTGCCTTCATACAACGCGACAAGAGCCAACACTTCGCCTTCGACCCCAGCTGCGCCGATCTCCGACAGTGTCGTATACTGCGAACCGCTGCAGACGGGTGAGTTTAACCGCTCGACTGatcacagagaaaagaagtaACACGCTGCCATAGGAGTGAATTTCATCGATGGTGGAAATCTGTGTTGCTGAAGTGCGACTCAAAGATGGCTTGTCTGTAATCGAGGCTGAGTCAGGTTACTGGCGAGGTCTGATTCGTCACATCCGCAGGCGGCTGCATTTTCAGAGGGCCGTGGAACGCTTTTAGGGTATGGAGGACTTCAGCTGATACGTAAGTCGTAGAGCACCTGCTTCGGTGTCCTGTCGATCAGCAGAACCGCAGCCGCTTTTAGACAAGTCTGGCAAGGTGTTCACATACGACGAGATCTacaaaaaaagacaagaatTTCTTGACCTAACGGGCGTGGCGCATCCTGAACAGGTAGGGGCTTTTTGTCTCCAGGATCAGTGATAGGATCTGGTGCAATGCTAACTGAACCTTGATCAGATCATCAGAGCAGACGGAGTCAATGTACGACCCAGGAGGTTTTTTTCGGGCAACAGCTCCTTGGAAATAACAATATTTTCTGCTCATCAATAGGCATGAGCGTCCatgttgtgtctctctgcgtatCGTGTGTGCGCAGCATGCACAACGAACGCCGGCCAAGGGCTCTTATTTAGAGCACTATCCAGTTCCGCCACCACTTGACGGGCACAATTTCAGTGGAGACGCTCTTCTGAGGAGTAGATTGAACCCATCCGACCCACTGTCCTACAGGAGGGAACAGGGCAACCCCGGTCATCCGGAAAAGTTCTACCATAACGACCTCATGCTGGACAACATCATGAGTAGGTCATACACAATCAGCCTGAGTCTATATAAAGAAGTTCTCTGCATTTGCAAAACATCGAGTTTGTCAACTATTCAAAAAGAAATAGTGCCGTGTAGCCCACCAGAAGAGTGGAAGGTTGTAGGTCAACACAGTAGTGACTGGCGTTCATAGGAATACACGCTTCACTGAGGTGTGTCGGTTGTTTATTTGCCTGGTCGGTGTATGCAGTTCCAGGGAAAATGGGAGAAATCTGCCCGGGTACCGTTTCCTCGTATGTGGACGTGCCGAATTTcggacgcatgcaaggcCTCTTTGCAAAACAAGCGGATGGCACGGTGTATCCGTTGATCACGTTACCGAAAATGACACCCCACGATATCTTCAAAACTCTCGACAGGATGAAGGCCCAGCGTCGAAACGCGCGCCGCAGAAACCCCTTGCAggctctcttctgctgccagatagcggagacagaagaagaagagtacCAGTACAAGTATCGGTTGTTGTAAATGCGTTCATCCAGCTATTATGCAGGTACCAGGTCAACAAGAATTTCGTTTATGCCCTACTCAGGAAGCAAACCTTAAAGGAGATTGTTGTGGTATTTGTACAGTTTTTACAAAACGTGTTGGGAAAAAAATCTTCAGTGGAACGCCAGCAGCAAGACCAAGATTGATGAAGCGTGCTAAGGCGACCAGGTTCCATATTATTTTTTCCTTGAAAGGTGGTGGCGCCTGTTTATCTAAACTCATCTTCAGGTACATCGACAAGAGTTCAGATGGAGCGGCGGGGATTGAGTACTGGTCAGAGATGGTTTGGGGGATCGGCTGTCGTCTTTAGTGATGTGGATTAGCGAGCGACGGTGGTCGGTTTCGGTACCTCCTGGTGAAAAGTGGATAGGTGCTACCGATGAAGCGCATCTGTCTCAGTTTTTTCTtggcgtttttttttctcaaaGAAACAGCTCAGGAGCCACAAACGCTTTTTTTGAGATTAGTACATGTATGGTGGCCCTTCTTTTCGGTAGGGAAGGCCTTTGGCACTCACGCTAGCAGGCCTGCGACCCGTGTTACCCCCGCCAAGTCTCCCGGCAGCAACTGACTGCAGGGAATTCAA
Proteins encoded in this window:
- a CDS encoding hypothetical protein (encoded by transcript TGME49_217510) gives rise to the protein MSTSNINPPRGILQPKSPRVRSTSQQNEIAASYFMNPVVKTARVVEPFSLPKYLFPLNRSSASSARDTPRKHELEINTVQSILTTTPPLSVPESVIDSAASSPRCYAGWPGDSAPSSPRSVRWQAAAPAHPNTSAGALAWSTEPAKLVGVPSYNATRANTSPSTPAAPISDSVVYCEPLQTAEPQPLLDKSGKVFTYDEIYKKRQEFLDLTGVAHPEQHAQRTPAKGSYLEHYPVPPPLDGHNFSGDALLRSRLNPSDPLSYRREQGNPGHPEKFYHNDLMLDNIMIPGKMGEICPGTVSSYVDVPNFGRMQGLFAKQADGTVYPLITLPKMTPHDIFKTLDRMKAQRRNARRRNPLQALFCCQIAETEEEEYQYKYRLL